The Methanocella arvoryzae MRE50 genome includes a region encoding these proteins:
- a CDS encoding chemotaxis protein CheW, giving the protein MAEDTSISGEMQLVIFKLGTEEFGVDISQVREIIRVGEITRIPGSPRYVDGVINLRGQVTTVVNLRTRLGLDGKDMDSNARIMIMEVNKNVVGVIVDSVTEVKNLASAQIEPLPQALSSAISSEYIQGVGKIDNRLLILVDLKQVIRDDIDAVAHGVTA; this is encoded by the coding sequence ATGGCTGAAGATACTTCAATAAGCGGTGAGATGCAGCTCGTCATTTTTAAGCTTGGCACCGAAGAGTTCGGCGTAGACATATCTCAGGTCAGGGAAATCATACGGGTCGGAGAGATCACCCGGATACCCGGCTCTCCGAGGTACGTCGACGGCGTCATCAACCTCCGCGGCCAGGTCACCACTGTAGTCAACCTGCGGACCAGGCTCGGCCTGGATGGCAAGGACATGGACTCAAACGCCAGGATCATGATCATGGAAGTCAACAAAAACGTAGTCGGCGTCATCGTGGACTCGGTCACCGAGGTCAAGAACCTCGCCTCAGCCCAGATCGAGCCTCTCCCCCAGGCGCTGTCCAGCGCCATCAGCTCCGAGTACATCCAGGGAGTGGGCAAGATCGACAACAGGCTCTTAATCCTCGTAGACCTCAAGCAGGTCATCCGCGACGACATAGACGCAGTGGCTCATGGTGTTACTGCATAA
- a CDS encoding HesB/IscA family protein: MTVTDKAASELKTLLANENKADHMIRIYFAGAGCSGPQYAPALDMNKTEDDVTTNSNGINLVYSKDLAEELKEFQLDFIETPYGSGFIVRNPNQTCGSGCSGCH, from the coding sequence GTGACAGTAACCGACAAGGCAGCATCTGAGCTGAAGACGCTGCTGGCCAATGAAAACAAGGCCGACCACATGATCAGGATCTACTTCGCCGGCGCAGGCTGCTCCGGCCCTCAGTACGCTCCCGCTCTCGACATGAACAAGACCGAGGACGACGTCACTACTAATTCTAACGGCATCAACCTGGTCTACAGCAAAGACCTCGCAGAAGAGCTCAAGGAGTTCCAGCTCGACTTCATCGAGACTCCGTACGGCTCCGGGTTCATCGTCAGGAACCCCAACCAGACCTGCGGGTCCGGCTGCAGCGGCTGCCATTAA
- a CDS encoding type II/IV secretion system ATPase subunit produces the protein MHMNSLSREMLLSVDDDDVCARKTVMNGEPAGEGPLTAAGLLSVDDGVDMPAVSGERAWVENDESPVAAEKPAAPAPEEGSGTEVIRSYKVGTLCTAQVLWDRAAGQYRYELIEPRLTAAEKEAYEYIIAELHKKPRSELAMMRRIGGRERILRKFDQLCTSRGVRGASRDRLLYYIERDFWGYKKIHALLQDRNVEDVSCNGYYQPVYVYLPEFESIPSNVTFTSEEELDDFVMYLVQRGGKSISAARPIQDVALPDGSRLNATLYREVSSGGTTFSIRLANRARSAAELIRHGTFSPEALAFLWLAMENRCSTAFIGGTASGKTAALNAVAAFIVDRNKVVTIEDTREVRLSSRNWTALVTRETGESPITEFDLLVTAFRQRPEYVIVGEVRTPEGARTAIHGINSGHTVLLTFHADSARGFFNRLTHEPFSISPYVAASLSICVSLSMVVLPSGGGETRARRCLAISEVAGVEDDRLQINTVFEWDPGTDSVQMRPARSAVLERIREYRGWSEEQLIAEIAERAAVLRWLARNSVSGDDGVRKVAEAFRRNRRRLLDYISAHPAAGGDTSDVLP, from the coding sequence ATGCATATGAACAGCCTATCCAGAGAAATGCTGCTGTCGGTCGACGACGATGACGTCTGCGCCCGGAAGACGGTGATGAACGGAGAGCCTGCCGGCGAAGGCCCGCTGACAGCAGCGGGGCTGCTATCGGTCGACGACGGCGTCGACATGCCTGCAGTTTCCGGGGAGAGAGCGTGGGTGGAGAACGATGAAAGCCCGGTCGCAGCGGAAAAGCCGGCCGCCCCGGCGCCGGAAGAAGGGTCGGGCACCGAAGTGATCAGGAGCTACAAAGTGGGCACGCTCTGCACTGCCCAGGTGCTCTGGGACCGGGCGGCCGGCCAGTACAGGTACGAACTGATCGAGCCCCGGCTTACTGCTGCAGAAAAAGAGGCGTACGAATACATCATTGCCGAACTGCACAAAAAACCGAGGTCCGAGCTGGCCATGATGAGGCGGATCGGAGGCCGGGAAAGGATCCTCAGGAAGTTCGACCAGCTGTGTACCTCCCGGGGAGTCAGGGGAGCATCCAGAGACCGGCTCCTGTACTACATCGAGCGGGACTTCTGGGGCTACAAGAAGATCCACGCTTTGCTGCAGGACAGGAACGTGGAGGACGTGAGCTGCAACGGCTACTATCAGCCTGTTTACGTGTACCTGCCCGAGTTCGAGTCGATCCCCAGCAATGTAACATTTACCTCAGAGGAAGAGCTGGACGACTTCGTCATGTACCTGGTCCAGCGTGGAGGCAAATCCATCAGCGCAGCCCGCCCCATACAGGACGTCGCCCTTCCCGACGGCTCCCGACTGAACGCCACCCTGTACCGGGAAGTCAGCTCCGGGGGCACCACCTTCTCCATAAGGCTGGCCAACAGGGCTCGCAGCGCAGCCGAACTGATACGCCACGGCACCTTTTCCCCCGAGGCGCTGGCTTTCCTGTGGCTGGCGATGGAGAACAGGTGCAGCACCGCCTTCATCGGCGGCACTGCCTCCGGAAAGACCGCCGCCCTCAATGCGGTGGCCGCCTTCATCGTCGACCGCAACAAGGTCGTCACCATCGAGGACACCCGGGAAGTACGCCTGTCCAGCCGGAACTGGACCGCGCTGGTCACCCGTGAGACCGGCGAGTCGCCCATCACCGAGTTCGACCTTCTCGTCACCGCATTCAGGCAGCGGCCCGAATACGTGATCGTGGGAGAGGTGAGGACTCCGGAGGGCGCCCGCACAGCCATCCATGGCATCAACTCCGGGCATACGGTATTGCTGACATTCCATGCCGACAGTGCCCGGGGCTTCTTCAACCGTCTTACTCATGAGCCCTTCAGCATATCGCCGTACGTAGCGGCAAGCCTGTCTATCTGCGTATCCCTGTCCATGGTAGTCCTGCCTTCAGGAGGCGGTGAAACTAGGGCGAGGCGATGTCTCGCCATCAGCGAAGTGGCAGGCGTGGAGGACGACAGGCTCCAGATCAACACTGTCTTCGAATGGGACCCCGGCACCGACTCGGTCCAGATGAGGCCGGCAAGGTCCGCGGTACTCGAAAGAATCAGGGAATACAGAGGCTGGAGCGAAGAGCAGCTCATCGCAGAGATCGCCGAGCGGGCAGCAGTACTGCGGTGGCTGGCCCGCAACTCGGTCAGCGGCGACGATGGAGTGCGAAAGGTGGCGGAAGCGTTCCGCAGGAACCGTCGCAGGTTGCTGGACTACATCTCCGCTCACCCGGCGGCAGGAGGCGATACGAGTGATGTCCTTCCCTGA
- a CDS encoding DUF7261 family protein: protein MREEDGQMILLSAVITCIFLILIVLCLNSVRESAAMPGYASSTEEAENVLWAQDACIRWYAAAATAGYSWDRRYEAANEFRTTTTHALAGMEKNLQRRGIAYSFTFNDSAARPFASGYSPGEVECIGGVLVSRTGAGVKIVGCGYDVRLYDRSANYEATRLVAW, encoded by the coding sequence ATGAGAGAAGAGGATGGCCAGATGATCTTGCTGTCAGCCGTTATCACCTGCATATTCCTGATACTGATAGTGCTCTGCCTTAACAGCGTGCGGGAGTCGGCTGCCATGCCTGGCTATGCCTCTTCTACGGAGGAGGCTGAGAACGTGCTCTGGGCCCAGGATGCCTGCATACGATGGTATGCGGCGGCAGCCACTGCAGGGTATTCGTGGGACCGGCGATATGAAGCGGCAAACGAGTTCAGGACGACGACAACTCATGCGCTGGCAGGAATGGAAAAGAACCTCCAGCGGCGAGGCATCGCTTACTCCTTCACCTTTAACGACTCTGCAGCCCGCCCCTTCGCTTCCGGATATTCGCCAGGAGAAGTAGAGTGCATCGGAGGCGTACTTGTCAGCCGGACGGGCGCAGGAGTAAAAATCGTCGGCTGCGGCTACGACGTCAGGCTGTATGACAGGTCGGCCAACTATGAGGCTACCAGGCTCGTGGCCTGGTGA
- the glnA gene encoding type I glutamate--ammonia ligase, with amino-acid sequence MPSDKIKAIFDLIEKEKIKYVDYKFIDVPGIWQHKTHPIAELDESIFTEGSGFDGSSIRGFKGIEESDMILVPDPETAFIDPFIKEKTISITCDVKEPGTLKNFENDPRYIARKAEQYLIDSGIADTSFWGPELEFFVFDDVQYDVMSPYRGTSYSINSNEGIWNSNANHVPNLGHRVRFKEGYFPVSPTDTQTDMRNEMVGVMHEVGIQVELHHHEVATAGQAEIDMRFDRLKCMADKVMKYKYVVKNVAARNGKTATFMPKPLFGDNGSGMHVHQSLWKDGKPLFYDKDGYAMLSQTALYYIGGLLTHAPALLAICSPSTNSYKRLVPGYEAPVNLVFSKSNRSAAIRIPMYNNNPKSKRIEFRPPDATSNPYLAFSAMLMAGLDGIKNKIDPTEAGFGPLNKNIYHLSDEEKAKIKSVPGSLEESLNALEADHKFLTQGNVFTEAFIESWIEYKRLNEVNHVRMRPHPYELYLYYDA; translated from the coding sequence TTGCCTTCGGATAAGATCAAAGCGATTTTCGACCTGATCGAGAAAGAAAAAATCAAATACGTCGACTACAAGTTTATCGACGTTCCCGGCATCTGGCAGCACAAGACGCACCCGATCGCCGAGCTGGACGAAAGTATATTCACAGAGGGGAGCGGCTTCGATGGATCGAGCATCAGGGGCTTCAAGGGCATCGAAGAGAGCGACATGATCCTCGTGCCCGACCCGGAGACCGCCTTCATCGACCCGTTCATCAAGGAGAAGACAATCTCCATCACCTGCGACGTCAAGGAGCCCGGCACGCTGAAGAACTTCGAGAACGACCCGAGGTACATCGCCAGGAAAGCAGAGCAGTATCTGATTGACTCAGGCATCGCAGACACCAGCTTCTGGGGCCCTGAGCTCGAGTTCTTCGTGTTCGACGACGTCCAGTACGACGTCATGTCCCCGTACAGAGGCACCAGCTACTCGATCAACTCCAACGAAGGCATCTGGAACTCAAACGCCAACCATGTCCCCAACCTCGGCCACAGGGTCAGGTTCAAGGAAGGCTACTTCCCGGTCTCTCCCACGGACACCCAGACAGACATGAGGAACGAGATGGTCGGCGTCATGCACGAAGTCGGCATTCAGGTAGAACTCCACCACCACGAGGTCGCGACCGCCGGCCAGGCGGAAATCGACATGAGGTTCGACAGGCTCAAATGCATGGCAGACAAGGTCATGAAATACAAGTACGTCGTCAAGAACGTCGCTGCCAGGAACGGCAAGACTGCGACCTTCATGCCTAAACCCCTGTTTGGCGATAACGGCAGTGGCATGCACGTCCACCAGAGCCTGTGGAAGGACGGCAAGCCCCTCTTCTACGACAAGGACGGCTACGCTATGCTCAGCCAGACCGCTCTGTACTACATCGGCGGCCTGCTGACCCACGCGCCAGCCCTGCTGGCCATCTGCAGCCCGAGCACCAACTCCTACAAGAGGCTCGTGCCCGGCTACGAAGCCCCGGTCAACCTGGTCTTCTCGAAGAGCAACAGGAGCGCTGCAATCAGGATCCCCATGTATAACAACAACCCCAAGTCCAAGCGTATCGAGTTCAGGCCGCCCGACGCGACCAGCAACCCGTACCTCGCCTTCTCGGCCATGCTCATGGCAGGCCTCGACGGCATCAAGAACAAGATCGACCCCACAGAGGCAGGCTTCGGGCCGCTCAACAAGAACATCTACCACCTGTCGGACGAGGAGAAGGCGAAGATCAAGTCGGTGCCGGGATCCCTGGAAGAGTCGCTTAACGCACTGGAGGCGGACCACAAGTTCCTCACCCAGGGCAACGTCTTTACCGAGGCCTTCATCGAGTCCTGGATAGAGTACAAGCGCTTAAACGAGGTTAACCACGTCCGCATGAGGCCCCACCCATACGAATTATATCTGTACTATGACGCCTGA
- a CDS encoding transposase, translating into MHSKNVGTGWQMPVSCFDCHCKILSDIPLMMLEAVDWQRFRYLEKNNKIGRPPQYSRIALLRALLYMELANLSSVSELVRILKGDNYKMRILGFDQLPSESTFSRFKDQVDTDRIMVLLTSMIWKKNPDFMSMVGVDSTSLPAFTRSDPEASWGYDHINDKMYYGYKIHLLYDLITLAPICSIVTPANMHDTTQLLPLQRKMGSRILLVKGLFADIAYDSKEHLERIYPIGIPLINRVNRRNTKKELPRYRIQEYIPFHDITMNKLYKNRMHCEYTNYLLKEHLTLKRVKTTGILRVTVKTGLTLIARQIQVLYQVKQGANPRTTIIE; encoded by the coding sequence ATGCATAGTAAAAACGTTGGTACGGGCTGGCAGATGCCCGTTTCTTGCTTCGATTGCCATTGTAAAATACTTTCTGACATACCGCTCATGATGCTGGAAGCGGTTGACTGGCAGCGTTTCCGATACCTCGAGAAGAATAATAAGATTGGGAGGCCTCCCCAGTACAGTCGGATCGCCTTGCTACGAGCACTTCTCTACATGGAACTGGCAAATCTCTCGAGTGTCAGTGAACTAGTAAGAATACTCAAGGGCGACAATTATAAAATGCGGATTCTCGGCTTCGACCAATTACCTAGTGAGAGCACGTTCAGCAGATTCAAAGACCAGGTAGACACCGACCGGATCATGGTCCTGTTGACAAGCATGATCTGGAAGAAAAACCCGGATTTCATGAGCATGGTTGGGGTAGACAGTACCAGCCTCCCTGCGTTCACCCGGAGTGATCCTGAGGCCTCATGGGGGTACGATCACATCAATGATAAAATGTACTACGGGTACAAAATCCACTTACTTTACGATCTGATTACACTGGCGCCGATCTGCAGTATTGTCACTCCTGCCAACATGCATGACACTACACAACTACTGCCATTACAGAGGAAAATGGGCAGTCGCATACTCCTTGTTAAGGGATTGTTCGCTGACATTGCCTATGACTCTAAAGAGCACTTGGAACGCATATACCCGATCGGCATACCATTGATCAACCGAGTTAACCGGCGGAACACGAAGAAAGAGCTACCCAGGTACCGAATACAGGAGTACATCCCCTTCCACGACATCACCATGAACAAATTATATAAAAACAGGATGCACTGCGAGTACACGAACTACCTGTTGAAAGAGCACCTCACCTTAAAACGAGTAAAAACTACCGGAATCCTTCGAGTTACTGTAAAGACCGGACTCACCCTGATAGCACGACAGATACAAGTACTCTACCAGGTTAAACAGGGAGCAAACCCCAGGACAACGATCATCGAGTGA
- a CDS encoding DUF7262 family protein encodes MPAPGRRTSEAGAVYTVEAAFAAVLLISALALIVHMQPAEPPADTDDLRIMSSDLLNIMEHRGNLPGHPDFAHVITSRDDWEARAPELEADIRTMLPPGSRFFLTTPFGDAGDVPPDCAPKFVRPFQAFVPETNTIVECRLIVWRA; translated from the coding sequence ATGCCGGCACCCGGGCGGCGGACTTCTGAGGCCGGGGCGGTATACACGGTTGAGGCAGCCTTTGCCGCCGTCCTCCTCATCTCCGCTCTCGCACTCATCGTGCATATGCAGCCTGCCGAACCGCCGGCGGATACTGACGACCTGCGGATCATGTCCTCTGATTTGCTGAACATAATGGAGCACAGGGGCAACCTGCCCGGACACCCGGACTTCGCCCATGTGATCACTTCGAGGGACGACTGGGAGGCCCGGGCGCCCGAACTGGAGGCTGATATCAGGACGATGCTGCCGCCGGGGAGCAGGTTCTTCCTCACGACGCCTTTCGGGGATGCGGGGGATGTTCCGCCCGACTGCGCCCCCAAATTTGTGCGGCCATTTCAGGCGTTCGTGCCGGAGACTAACACGATAGTCGAATGCAGGCTGATAGTCTGGAGGGCGTAG
- a CDS encoding M50 family metallopeptidase — protein MHSPPYPGVQDTADQGTNTPAHGLHKIARIEALPAILQKIIFTAILIWLFNVLFVGIHEMGHALAAICCGAKVCSLYVSLSGFNGATTYTLLTGSIESSTVMLGGILLTVTGTIVLYYLKMELALYVVGLRTIESLNNYNPGSDMTTLLQCIGPWSYLISIGLTCLLTLCMWYMLYEKRLKTYSPKNSAPEI, from the coding sequence GTGCATAGCCCCCCTTATCCAGGTGTCCAGGATACAGCAGATCAGGGCACAAATACGCCTGCTCACGGATTACATAAGATAGCCAGAATAGAGGCTCTGCCAGCAATACTGCAAAAAATAATTTTTACGGCTATTCTCATATGGCTGTTTAACGTTCTGTTCGTCGGCATCCATGAGATGGGACATGCCCTCGCCGCCATATGTTGTGGTGCCAAAGTCTGCAGCCTATATGTCAGCTTATCAGGATTTAATGGCGCTACAACCTATACTCTGCTCACCGGCAGTATCGAGAGCAGCACAGTGATGCTGGGCGGCATCCTCTTGACAGTAACTGGTACAATAGTCCTGTATTATCTAAAAATGGAGCTCGCCTTATACGTGGTAGGGTTACGTACTATTGAGAGCCTGAATAATTACAACCCCGGATCCGACATGACCACTCTCCTGCAATGTATAGGACCATGGAGCTACCTAATCTCTATAGGCCTCACTTGCCTCCTCACACTTTGTATGTGGTACATGCTCTACGAAAAAAGATTGAAAACATACAGCCCCAAAAATTCGGCGCCAGAGATATAA
- a CDS encoding MFS transporter: MSLLNTDRFSKTLALLTLSFAGFAASFTGHLIASNLGTYMDSFGSTTTQIGLVIGSLAIAEVIFKTPFGILADRYGHMKLMLLGFAGLIVVSVVYPMFHDPTILFSIRFIQGIAIGAFSTTSVALVADLFKEGKGKAMGTYNSIKGAGYALGPIAGGLIIQYFRDFNMMFWLCTGVALVCLLLSFAFVRESYNPKEHKRVPVAEMIREGSQSDYLACYFIGMTGMLVFYSIISFLPMYGLQNQIDTGTTGLILGVQAVIYVLAQYYCGKAADKYGSRLPLMVGSVLLTVALLMIALVPSAPIWFAAVVLSGIGIASLWVVSNSYLAYIAPAAIMGTVMGLSGTFKELGDGGGPILVGFLSDIWGLKAAFIACVGFTLVSFLLSLRIRSERRVAPEAKAIAVNR, translated from the coding sequence GTGTCATTGCTTAACACTGATCGCTTTTCTAAGACACTGGCTCTACTCACCCTTTCGTTCGCGGGCTTCGCGGCGTCATTCACCGGCCACTTGATCGCATCTAATCTGGGTACCTACATGGACTCCTTCGGCTCCACGACCACCCAGATAGGCCTGGTAATCGGCTCGCTGGCCATCGCTGAGGTTATCTTCAAGACGCCGTTCGGGATTCTCGCAGACCGCTACGGGCACATGAAATTGATGCTCCTTGGATTCGCCGGGCTGATCGTTGTATCCGTGGTCTATCCTATGTTCCACGATCCGACCATCCTGTTCTCCATCAGGTTCATCCAGGGGATCGCCATCGGCGCATTCTCCACGACATCGGTAGCCCTCGTAGCCGATCTCTTCAAGGAGGGAAAGGGGAAAGCCATGGGCACCTACAATTCCATCAAAGGTGCAGGCTACGCTCTCGGCCCCATCGCGGGCGGCCTCATCATCCAGTATTTCCGGGATTTCAACATGATGTTCTGGCTCTGTACCGGGGTAGCGTTGGTCTGTCTGCTTCTGTCTTTTGCGTTCGTACGGGAAAGCTATAACCCAAAAGAGCACAAGCGAGTTCCTGTCGCGGAGATGATCAGGGAGGGTTCCCAGTCCGACTATCTGGCTTGCTACTTCATCGGTATGACCGGCATGCTGGTCTTCTACTCCATCATCTCTTTCCTGCCCATGTACGGTCTGCAAAACCAGATTGATACGGGCACTACCGGCCTTATCCTGGGAGTACAGGCCGTAATCTACGTCCTGGCCCAGTACTACTGCGGCAAAGCGGCCGATAAGTACGGCTCACGTCTGCCGCTGATGGTGGGCTCAGTGTTGCTGACTGTGGCGCTGTTGATGATCGCCCTCGTACCATCGGCCCCAATATGGTTTGCAGCCGTAGTCCTGTCTGGTATCGGTATCGCATCATTGTGGGTGGTATCCAACTCGTACCTCGCTTATATTGCGCCTGCCGCAATTATGGGTACGGTCATGGGCCTGTCCGGGACTTTCAAAGAGCTCGGAGACGGCGGTGGCCCGATCCTCGTGGGCTTTTTAAGCGACATCTGGGGCCTGAAAGCGGCCTTCATAGCATGTGTCGGCTTTACTCTGGTCTCCTTCTTGTTGTCCCTTCGCATCAGGAGCGAGCGCCGGGTTGCTCCGGAGGCAAAAGCTATAGCAGTTAACCGATAG
- a CDS encoding DUF7266 family protein yields MYASQQLSCKSKYFDRGIATMAEYILLLGVSLTVFLALFAAFSMAAATAENDATAIVAKNIASAVSAAICGAAGDGTASAHITLELPPDICGKPYVIYPSADGRHLIVMVSRTGQPQKYETPLELRADGVRIEGFAASDQGELRISYDTGARMVTLS; encoded by the coding sequence ATGTACGCCTCGCAACAGCTGAGCTGCAAGTCGAAATACTTTGATAGGGGTATCGCCACCATGGCCGAGTATATCCTGCTCCTCGGCGTATCTCTCACCGTCTTTCTTGCCCTGTTCGCCGCTTTCAGCATGGCTGCGGCCACGGCGGAAAACGACGCCACAGCCATTGTAGCGAAAAATATCGCATCCGCCGTCAGCGCGGCCATCTGCGGTGCAGCCGGAGACGGCACTGCCTCAGCACACATAACCCTCGAACTTCCCCCGGACATCTGCGGTAAGCCATACGTCATATACCCGTCTGCCGACGGCCGCCACCTGATCGTGATGGTAAGCAGGACAGGCCAGCCGCAGAAATACGAGACGCCACTTGAGCTGCGGGCTGACGGGGTTCGCATAGAAGGTTTCGCGGCAAGTGATCAGGGCGAGCTGCGCATTTCCTATGACACGGGGGCCAGGATGGTGACGCTGTCATGA
- a CDS encoding type II secretion system F family protein, with protein sequence MNILKGFQAEDLCPALKSAGMGRILLAATLLGTTAAVAAALLSQPADVIAYVLIMGTLVPAAIAYGITASYDSEVNTRAPELFYDLSEYIGAGGSIIKALKRVSAGSYGTMSDEMSRVLSEVEDEGLDLAAAMKAMAARVNNAYISRSVAVICEALTSSSDLEGILKMVAADGRLSMSLLKERRSGLLAAVVVMYLTTIILLLVVSLCITSLVPMSQQLKALSGGDYGGMESPREFALPYYFLAISVAVCSGLIIGEMRDCSAFGGLKDAAILVTLAFIVFEAVVFPGFNLMEALMP encoded by the coding sequence GTGAACATCCTTAAAGGCTTCCAGGCAGAGGACCTGTGCCCGGCGCTCAAGTCGGCGGGCATGGGCAGAATCCTCCTCGCGGCGACGCTGCTGGGCACTACTGCAGCCGTGGCAGCCGCTCTGCTGTCACAGCCCGCAGACGTGATCGCGTACGTCCTGATCATGGGGACGCTGGTGCCTGCTGCGATCGCCTACGGGATCACGGCATCATACGACAGCGAAGTAAACACCCGGGCCCCGGAGCTCTTTTACGACCTGTCGGAGTACATCGGGGCAGGCGGCTCGATAATCAAGGCACTCAAGCGAGTCTCTGCAGGATCTTACGGCACGATGTCGGACGAGATGAGCCGGGTGCTCTCAGAGGTAGAGGACGAAGGGCTCGACCTCGCCGCCGCCATGAAAGCGATGGCCGCCAGGGTAAATAACGCGTACATCAGCAGGTCAGTGGCAGTGATCTGCGAGGCCCTCACCTCCAGCTCGGACCTGGAAGGCATCCTGAAGATGGTCGCAGCAGACGGCCGGCTGTCCATGTCACTGCTAAAGGAGCGCCGGTCAGGCCTGCTGGCGGCAGTTGTCGTCATGTACCTGACCACCATCATCCTGCTGCTCGTGGTCTCGCTCTGCATCACCTCGCTGGTCCCCATGTCACAGCAGCTGAAAGCGCTGTCCGGTGGGGACTATGGCGGCATGGAAAGCCCGCGGGAGTTCGCCCTCCCCTACTATTTCCTCGCCATATCGGTGGCAGTCTGTTCAGGACTCATTATCGGAGAGATGAGAGACTGCTCTGCCTTCGGGGGCCTCAAGGACGCAGCCATACTGGTCACGCTGGCATTCATCGTGTTCGAGGCGGTCGTCTTTCCGGGCTTTAACCTGATGGAGGCGCTGATGCCATGA
- a CDS encoding alpha/beta hydrolase → MSSEAVISPARGIEPDVKAFLNKIKAAGGPPVYRMSPSDARMALTKVQQASKVSLLPADIEDLSILGGPAGQVSLRIVRPEGSSKTTLPAIMYFHGGGWVMGDKNTHDRLVREIANLTGSAVVFVDYSRSPEARYPVAIEECYRATEYMAESGDQHHIDGSRLIVAGDSVGGNMAAVVPMMAKQRKGPTISLQVMFYPVTDAGMDTSSYRQLADGYWLSREAMKWFWDQYLPDRAARRQPLASPLQASVDQLEGLPPAVIITEEFDVLRDEGEAYAHKLIDAGVKVTAVRCLGTIHDFVMLNPLAHSTATRIAIDLACSAIVSTR, encoded by the coding sequence TTGAGCAGCGAAGCGGTCATTTCACCGGCCAGAGGCATTGAGCCGGACGTGAAGGCGTTTCTGAACAAGATCAAGGCTGCCGGAGGCCCGCCTGTCTACAGGATGTCACCCTCGGACGCCAGGATGGCGCTCACCAAAGTCCAGCAGGCCAGTAAGGTTTCATTGCTTCCGGCAGACATCGAGGACCTGAGCATTCTCGGGGGGCCCGCCGGGCAGGTCAGTCTCAGGATCGTCAGGCCCGAGGGCAGCAGCAAAACAACGCTTCCAGCTATCATGTACTTCCACGGCGGCGGGTGGGTAATGGGGGATAAGAATACTCACGACAGGCTGGTGCGGGAGATCGCTAACCTGACCGGTTCAGCCGTTGTTTTCGTCGACTACTCCCGATCCCCGGAAGCACGGTACCCGGTGGCTATTGAGGAGTGCTACCGGGCGACCGAGTATATGGCGGAAAGCGGCGACCAGCACCATATCGACGGTTCTCGCCTGATCGTGGCAGGAGACAGCGTCGGCGGAAACATGGCAGCCGTAGTCCCGATGATGGCCAAGCAGAGGAAAGGCCCGACGATCAGCCTGCAGGTAATGTTTTACCCTGTGACCGACGCAGGCATGGATACGTCTTCGTACCGTCAGCTTGCAGATGGCTACTGGCTCAGCCGGGAGGCGATGAAGTGGTTCTGGGATCAGTACCTGCCCGACAGGGCTGCGAGAAGACAGCCGCTGGCGTCGCCCTTGCAGGCATCTGTGGATCAGCTGGAAGGCCTGCCGCCGGCAGTTATTATCACAGAAGAGTTTGATGTGCTGCGGGACGAGGGCGAAGCTTATGCCCACAAGCTGATCGACGCGGGAGTTAAAGTTACTGCAGTCAGATGCCTGGGAACGATCCACGACTTCGTGATGCTCAATCCTCTGGCCCATTCGACAGCCACCCGGATCGCGATCGATCTGGCATGCAGCGCAATTGTTAGTACAAGATGA